One Megalops cyprinoides isolate fMegCyp1 chromosome 17, fMegCyp1.pri, whole genome shotgun sequence DNA window includes the following coding sequences:
- the ppp1r14c gene encoding protein phosphatase 1 regulatory subunit 14C has protein sequence MSATGTETSAQLPPPAGRVFFQTAPGGGCAGTGPVQRDDPVQKKQGKVTVKYDRKELRKRLILEEWIIEQLSELYDCEEEEMPEVEIDIDDLLEVNSEDERAVKLQESLIDCYKPTEDFVKELLGRIRGMRKLSAPQKKGL, from the exons ATGTCAGCCACCGGCACAGAGACGAGCGCTCAGCTCCCTCCTCCCGCCGGGAGGGTGTTTTTCCAGACGGCACCCGGTGGAGGCTGCGCCGGGACCGGACCAGTGCAGCGGGATGACCCGGTCCAGAAGAAACAGGGGAAAGTCACCGTGAAATACGACAGGAAGGAATTGAGAAAAAGGCTTATCTTGGAAGAGTGGATCATTGAGCAACTTAGTGAGCTGTATGATTGCGAG GAGGAGGAGATGCCGGAGGTGGAAATCGACATCGATGACCTGCTGGAGGTGAACAGTGAAGACGAGAGGGCAGTGAAACTGCAG GAATCGCTGATAGACTGCTATAAACCTACAGAA GACTTTGTCAAAGAGCTGCTGGGGCGGATAAGAGGGATGAGGAAACTCAGCGCACCGCAGAAGAAAGGTCTATAA